In Brassica napus cultivar Da-Ae chromosome C2, Da-Ae, whole genome shotgun sequence, the sequence CTCCTATCCTGATGTTTTTACTTTTGCCTTGGATCTCTTCTTACGGTGGTTGCTAGGTATGTCCTATTGTCAAACCTTGAACAATGACCATTCATGTTTGATACAAGCGATGGATTTGAAGGTTGAAATAGATAAGGGATAGTGACTACAGGTGGCAAAGTAACCTTAGTAAAGTGGGGTTACTCTAAAAGTAACTATGGTTTAGTTAATCTTTAGCTTTATAATAACGTTAGAGGGTTTGGGAAAGGGGTTATCGAGAAATTAGAGAGTTGTTGCAGAGAGAGAGTCTCATGGTTTCTTTCTTTGTAAACCATTTCTGATCAATAAGAACGTATTTCATCTTTGATTATTAGTATTGTTATTTTTTGGAGATCCAAATCTTAacaaattggtatcagagccattcGATTCCGGAGACCCCATGTCGCCGACATCTGAAATCGATCAAGTGTGGAACCAGATGCAACATGGCATGAGGAGGATGAGACCGTTGGTTGTGGAGCAACAACCGGAAAGGGACATGAGGTTCCCGAAGCCAGCCATGGTTGTCCAAGAGCGGTGTAGCAGATCCCCACACCTGGAGTGGATGGAGAAGTACTGGACCGAGCGCTGGATCGAAATCACTTTAGCGGGTGGTACCTCGATGGAGGAGATAGAAGAGATCCGGGCCTTTGTGAACTATGACAGGCCGGTGAGGACGCTTGAGGAGGAAAGGAAGGCCCGACTGGAGATGCTGGAAGAGTGTCGTCGCATGATTGAAcgtgatgatgaagaagatgctGCGAAGAAATCACTGGAGGAAGAGACGTTTGCTGCAGAAGACTCGGATCTAGGTCATGTTGAAGGATCCTTGAAGAGTTTCTGTCCACTGATGGAACCGATTCAGCTGACACTTGAGAGGAAGAATGAACTTGCGGATGATCATCAAGTGGCTTCGCAAGAGACGCAAAATGGTAAAACCTTAATTTGTTGGGATCAAAAAGTGGAGCCGTACTTTGAGAGGGGTAAAGATGCAAGCAAGGAGTTGCTTGAGACCAAGAGGGAAAAGTGTGCCCACCAGGGGTTCGAACAAATGGCTGAGGGAGATGTAAGAgtaacaaagaagaagaagagatggaaGCAACTCTTAACAGATATTGAAAAGAAGTTGGCGGAGATTTGGAGCTATGAAGAGAGTGATAAATCAGAGACATTGGAAATACAGATGGAGTACACAAGCAACAGACAAAGAAAGTGTTTGATGGAGTTGTGTAAGAGAGAACGCTGTCAATGGGTGCACACTCGTGAAAGGGTTGGTAGAAAATGGCTGCTCATgtttaggaagaagaagagaaagaggaagaaaaGGACAGAGAATGCAGAGAAGAACTATGGGTCTTTTGAAAGATCAAGAAGATGCAAAGAGGCTGGAAGAGCTATGTTAAGAAACATAATCAGATGTCGGCATAACCATGAGAGGAAATATACATTTAAGGGGGTGAATGAGTTAAGTGTCGAGATCAAAATAAGTAATGATCATGCGTTTGGAGGAAGGCTGCTGCTGAATGTTAAGACGAAGAAGAGAACAAGGCTGTGGAAACATTAGAAACAACAGATACATTATCAGAAGGGTGATGTCCACATAGGGAGCTTGAGAGAAACAACGAATGTGAAAGAGATGGGGAGCAAGCAGGTGCCAGAACTTGCAAAGCTGTTACGGAGTCATGTGACAGATTTGAAGAAGCGTGAAAAATGGAAGAAACACAAGGCTAAGCAGAAGCAAGAAATCAGTGACACTTGTCTCAGTAACCAAATTGTGTTTTCTGGGAATCCGAAGAGTAAGGAGAAGACGTTTACTAAGTTTAGAGGATGGAGATTCAGAGCATTGGAGGTTGACTCGGGAACGCTTGGAATCAAGAAGAAGCTTGTTACTAGGAAGGAAGTAAAGTGCAAGTACAAGCATCAGAAGCAGTGGAAGCATGTTAAGAAAAGGCTTCCAGTTATCAGTGTCTGGTGTAAGAGAAATCACTGTGAGAAATCGTACTTCGGGAGTGTAAAATTGCTGCAGCTAGTTGGTGATGTGAAGTGGGACTGGGTGTGGTTGCTTGTTGTCAAAACGAAGAAAGCAAAGTCAAGGCATGAGTTGCTGACTCTGGGAAGGCTTCTCTACTGTGCCGTTAGCATGAAGTACCAGATGAAATGGAAGAGGCAAAGAATCAGATGCAAGTACAGGAATATGAGGATATCTTGGGAACATGTCGCTGCCTTCGTTAATTTCATTATGAAACTCATGTATACAAAAAGGCATCTTTGGAATGTGTGTAAGAGAAAGCAATGGCGGAATCAAGTAACCTGTTCCATTAATGAATTGTTCATGGTGATCATACTGTGGAAGTATGTGATGGTGGTAATGAAGCACCTCTTTACAGGCAGGAAGAGAGCTAAA encodes:
- the LOC106389346 gene encoding uncharacterized protein LOC106389346 isoform X1; amino-acid sequence: MKVCGKDGSSSWLSYPDVFTFALDLFLRWLLEPFDSGDPMSPTSEIDQVWNQMQHGMRRMRPLVVEQQPERDMRFPKPAMVVQERCSRSPHLEWMEKYWTERWIEITLAGGTSMEEIEEIRAFVNYDRPVRTLEEERKARLEMLEECRRMIERDDEEDAAKKSLEEETFAAEDSDLGHVEGSLKSFCPLMEPIQLTLERKNELADDHQVASQETQNGKTLICWDQKVEPYFERGKDASKELLETKREKCAHQGFEQMAEGDVRVTKKKKRWKQLLTDIEKKLAEIWSYEESDKSETLEIQMEYTSNRQRKCLMELCKRERCQWVHTRERVGRKWLLMFRKKKRKRKKRTENAEKNYGSFERSRRCKEAGRAMLRNIIRCRHNHERKYTFKGVNELSVEIKISNDHAFGGRLLLNVKTKKRTRLWKH
- the LOC106389346 gene encoding uncharacterized protein LOC106389346 isoform X2 translates to MSPTSEIDQVWNQMQHGMRRMRPLVVEQQPERDMRFPKPAMVVQERCSRSPHLEWMEKYWTERWIEITLAGGTSMEEIEEIRAFVNYDRPVRTLEEERKARLEMLEECRRMIERDDEEDAAKKSLEEETFAAEDSDLGHVEGSLKSFCPLMEPIQLTLERKNELADDHQVASQETQNGKTLICWDQKVEPYFERGKDASKELLETKREKCAHQGFEQMAEGDVRVTKKKKRWKQLLTDIEKKLAEIWSYEESDKSETLEIQMEYTSNRQRKCLMELCKRERCQWVHTRERVGRKWLLMFRKKKRKRKKRTENAEKNYGSFERSRRCKEAGRAMLRNIIRCRHNHERKYTFKGVNELSVEIKISNDHAFGGRLLLNVKTKKRTRLWKH